One window of Haemorhous mexicanus isolate bHaeMex1 chromosome 16, bHaeMex1.pri, whole genome shotgun sequence genomic DNA carries:
- the LOC132335003 gene encoding olfactory receptor 14J1-like, whose amino-acid sequence MSNSSSISHFLLLALADTRQLQLLHFCLLLAISLAALLGNGLIISAVACSHHLHTPMFFFLLNLALTDLGSICTTVPKAMHNSLWDTRTISYTGCAAQVFLIFLFLGSEFSLLTIMCYDRYVSICKPLHYGTLLGSRACAHMAAAAWASAFLYSLLHTANTFSLPLCHGNALSQFFCEIPQILKLSCSKSYFRELGLLAVSATLALGCFVFIVFSYVQIFRAVLRIPSEQGRHKAFSTCLSHLAVLSLFLSTSIFLYLKPPSISSPSLDLALSVLYSVVPPALNPLIYSLRNQELKAAVWRLIAGWFQGH is encoded by the coding sequence atgtccaacagcagctccatcagccacttcctcctgctggccttggcagacacgcggcagctgcagctcctgcacttctgcctcttgctggccatctccctggctgccctcctgggcaacggcctcatcatcagcgccgtagcctgcagccaccacctgcacacgcccatgttcttcttcctgctcaacctggccctcactgacctgggctccatctgcaccactgtccccaaagccatgcacaattccctctgggacaccaggaccatctcttacacaggatgtgctgctcaggtttttctgattttcctcttccttggatcagagttttccctcctgaccatcatgtgctacgaccgctacgtgtccatctgcaaacccctgcactacgggaccctcctgggcagcagagcttgtgcccacatggcagcagctgcctgggccagtgcctttctctatTCACTGCTGCACAcggccaatacattttccctgcccctgtgccatggcaatgccctgagccagttcttctgtgaaatccctcagatcctcaagctctcctgctccaaatcctATTTCAGGGAACTGGGACTTCTTGCTGTTAGTGCCACTTTAGCACTTggctgttttgtgttcattgttttctcctatgtgcagatcttcagggccgtgctgaggatcccctctgagcagggacggcacaaagccttttccacctgcctctcTCACCTGGCCGTGCTCTCTCTGTTCCTCAGTACTAGTATATTTTTGTACCTGAAGCCCCCCTCCATttcatccccatccctggatctggccctgtcagttctgtactcagtggtgcctccagccctgaaccccctcatctacagcctgaggaaccaggagctcaaggctgcagtgtggagactGATAGCTGGATGGTTTCAGGGACATTAA